Proteins encoded within one genomic window of Pseudomonas cannabina:
- a CDS encoding TIGR00266 family protein, with protein MDQWFVMNAGKQLGPMDAAAARLIARESPGAWCWKQGMPDWQPIYQVKDVRAVKKDGVTPFPAPAPEMIQPRPSGLPAQASAPPVPVPSAPGKRPWFTPDPNASGGFGLAQTTDGVDFKLYGSETQFVELELDPGESAVAEAGAMMYKTCDVQMETIFGDGSNQSSRLLGSLFGAGKRMLTGESLFTTVFSQQGAGKGRVAFAAPYPGTILPLNLRDFGGKLICQKDSFLAGAKGVSIGIQFQKKILTELFGGEGFILQKLEGDGWVFVHMGGTVRKIELAAGEGLDVDTGCLAAMTQTVDYDIRMVGGGIKSMLFGGEGVFFARLTGPGTVWLQSLPFSRLAGRMLAAGPAGAGQSER; from the coding sequence TTGGACCAATGGTTTGTCATGAACGCGGGCAAGCAACTCGGCCCGATGGATGCAGCGGCAGCGCGATTGATTGCGCGCGAGTCACCCGGTGCCTGGTGCTGGAAACAGGGCATGCCGGACTGGCAGCCGATCTATCAGGTTAAGGACGTGCGCGCCGTCAAAAAGGATGGCGTGACACCCTTCCCGGCTCCAGCGCCCGAGATGATCCAGCCAAGGCCTTCGGGCCTGCCTGCGCAGGCTTCTGCGCCACCCGTGCCCGTTCCTTCCGCGCCGGGCAAACGGCCGTGGTTCACGCCAGACCCGAACGCTTCGGGCGGCTTTGGCTTGGCGCAGACCACCGACGGCGTGGACTTCAAGCTGTACGGCTCGGAAACCCAGTTCGTCGAACTGGAACTTGACCCCGGCGAAAGTGCGGTCGCTGAAGCCGGCGCCATGATGTACAAAACCTGCGATGTGCAAATGGAGACGATCTTCGGCGACGGCAGCAATCAATCATCGCGGCTGCTGGGCTCGCTGTTCGGCGCAGGCAAACGCATGCTCACCGGCGAAAGCCTGTTCACCACGGTATTTTCGCAGCAAGGGGCCGGCAAGGGCCGGGTTGCCTTTGCCGCGCCCTACCCCGGCACCATCCTGCCGCTGAACCTGCGCGATTTCGGTGGCAAGCTGATCTGCCAGAAAGACAGCTTCCTGGCCGGTGCCAAGGGTGTGTCCATAGGCATTCAATTTCAGAAGAAAATTCTGACCGAGTTGTTCGGCGGCGAAGGCTTCATCCTGCAAAAGCTTGAAGGCGACGGCTGGGTTTTCGTGCACATGGGCGGCACGGTGCGCAAGATCGAACTGGCGGCAGGCGAAGGGCTGGATGTCGATACCGGCTGCCTGGCGGCGATGACCCAGACTGTGGACTACGACATCCGCATGGTCGGCGGCGGCATCAAGTCGATGCTGTTCGGCGGCGAAGGCGTGTTTTTCGCCCGACTGACCGGCCCCGGCACGGTGTGGCTGCAAAGTCTGCCATTCTCTCGGCTGGCCGGGCGCATGCTGGCGGCCGGCCCTGCGGGTGCAGGCCAAAGCGAACGCTGA
- the nadC gene encoding carboxylating nicotinate-nucleotide diphosphorylase produces MPNLRLADLSAEIEANVRRALLEDVGGGDITAQLIPAERLAKATIISRDAAVIAGTAWVDAVFRQLDPRVAVHWQVVDGDRVSPNQTLFHLEGPARSLLTGERSALNFLQMLSGVATRAQYFADLVAGTGVKLLDTRKTLPGLRLAQKYAVTCGGCHNHRIGLYDAFLIKENHIAACGGIAQAVDAARKIAPGKPVEVEVESLGELSQALDAGADIIMLDELSLDDMREAVRLTAGRARLEASGGITDDTLRVIADTGVDYISIGAMTKDVKAVDLSMRLSI; encoded by the coding sequence ATGCCGAATTTACGACTTGCCGATCTGAGCGCCGAGATCGAAGCCAATGTGCGCCGCGCATTGCTCGAGGATGTTGGCGGTGGCGATATCACCGCCCAGCTGATTCCGGCAGAACGGCTGGCCAAGGCCACGATCATTTCCCGTGACGCGGCGGTGATTGCCGGGACCGCGTGGGTCGACGCGGTGTTTCGTCAGCTCGACCCTCGTGTGGCCGTGCACTGGCAAGTGGTCGACGGCGACCGGGTCAGCCCGAATCAGACACTGTTTCATCTGGAAGGCCCTGCACGTTCGCTGCTGACAGGCGAACGCAGCGCGCTCAACTTCCTGCAAATGCTCTCCGGCGTCGCAACCCGCGCGCAGTATTTCGCCGACCTGGTCGCGGGCACCGGGGTCAAACTGCTCGACACCCGCAAGACCCTGCCGGGCCTGCGTCTGGCGCAGAAATACGCAGTCACCTGTGGTGGCTGCCACAATCATCGCATCGGCCTGTATGACGCGTTCCTGATCAAGGAAAACCACATCGCAGCCTGCGGCGGCATCGCTCAGGCCGTGGACGCTGCACGCAAGATAGCGCCGGGCAAGCCGGTGGAGGTCGAAGTCGAGAGCCTGGGTGAACTCAGTCAGGCGCTGGACGCCGGGGCCGACATCATCATGCTCGACGAGCTGAGCCTGGATGACATGCGCGAAGCCGTTCGTCTCACCGCAGGCCGTGCCAGGCTCGAGGCCAGTGGCGGCATCACTGACGACACCCTGCGGGTGATTGCCGACACCGGCGTTGATTATATTTCCATCGGTGCGATGACCAAGGATGTGAAGGCCGTGGACCTGTCCATGCGCCTGAGCATCTGA
- a CDS encoding DUF1631 domain-containing protein, producing MPNDEKVVPLSKVLPSQGASAPLARLPVVLLQVRDKAAQQLKDALQVLFDNADDTLFEMADRALSNTEQNIFFEAMRDLRLKRKSIERGFLDKFYESFLSLGQYQIQDPVLPAAVSFDKLALVHNDDLEKTVAVDAMVSKVMSRDSLALGQLTARLNVLVPQPITDENNPLGPAMLCRFFLEAGRNLGVEIKVKLIILKLFEKYVLTNTDHLYGEANQLLIATGILPDMKVLPTRRSSDRAAPRARSAELSDPVLNEAADKLDKGVQEVFSALQELLLHVRGHLVPRHEPNAEVRPISSRDLMRLLSHLQQYVPSQDTADDFDLRSQLEQLLTRVNVKTGKSRIVGVGDEDVINLIAMLFGFILDDRNLPPSLRALIGRLQIPMLKVAVLDKSFFSRGSHPARRLLNEIATAALGWGGRDDYQRDSLYQRVEQIVQRLLNDFDDDPSIFSELLADFLAFTSDERRRSELLEQRTRDAEEGRARAELARQLVQQELNQRLLGRTLPEVVVRLLQEAWSKVLLLTCLKHGDASGEWQAGLTTMDELIWSVELHDDPQALQRLLELVPGLLKSLRDGLTSAAFDPFATSEFFSQLESLHVQAFQHFTRLQEASGDAGSGDASLSGADLADGPPMMAVVEEIVLIAPEERLFNEPVVQLPDDDAGLQMVDNLRVGCWVEIQEDEEHKLRCKLTAIVEPTGRYVFVNRTGMKVLEKTRVGLAVEFRRGAVRVLDDALLFDRALESVIGNLRKLKGA from the coding sequence ATGCCGAACGACGAAAAAGTAGTGCCGTTAAGCAAAGTACTCCCTTCGCAGGGGGCCAGCGCGCCGCTGGCCAGGTTACCGGTGGTGTTGCTGCAGGTTCGCGACAAAGCGGCGCAGCAGCTCAAGGACGCTTTGCAGGTGCTGTTCGACAACGCCGACGACACGCTGTTCGAGATGGCTGACCGCGCCCTTAGCAACACCGAGCAAAACATCTTTTTCGAAGCCATGCGTGACCTGCGTCTCAAGCGCAAAAGCATAGAGCGTGGCTTTCTCGACAAGTTCTACGAGTCTTTCCTGTCGCTGGGCCAGTATCAGATTCAGGACCCCGTGCTGCCTGCCGCCGTGTCGTTCGACAAGCTGGCGCTGGTGCATAACGATGATCTGGAAAAGACCGTGGCGGTCGACGCAATGGTCTCCAAGGTCATGAGCCGTGACAGCCTCGCGCTCGGCCAGCTCACCGCACGCCTCAACGTTCTGGTGCCGCAACCCATCACCGACGAAAACAACCCGCTGGGTCCGGCGATGCTGTGCCGGTTCTTCCTTGAGGCTGGACGCAACCTGGGGGTCGAGATCAAGGTCAAGCTGATCATCCTCAAGCTGTTCGAAAAGTATGTGTTGACCAACACCGATCATCTGTACGGTGAGGCCAACCAGTTACTGATCGCCACCGGCATTTTGCCGGACATGAAAGTCCTGCCTACCCGCCGCTCATCTGATCGAGCAGCGCCTAGGGCTCGTTCTGCCGAACTGTCCGACCCTGTGCTGAATGAAGCGGCGGACAAGCTCGACAAAGGCGTGCAGGAGGTGTTCTCGGCATTGCAGGAGTTGTTGCTGCATGTGCGCGGCCATCTTGTGCCACGGCATGAGCCCAACGCCGAAGTACGGCCGATCTCCAGTCGGGACTTGATGCGTCTGCTTTCTCATTTGCAGCAGTACGTGCCGTCTCAGGACACCGCTGACGACTTCGACTTGCGCAGTCAGCTCGAACAGCTGCTAACGCGGGTCAACGTGAAAACCGGTAAATCACGGATCGTGGGCGTGGGCGACGAGGACGTTATCAACCTCATCGCCATGCTCTTCGGGTTCATTCTCGATGACCGCAACCTCCCGCCATCGCTGCGCGCGCTGATAGGGCGCTTGCAGATTCCGATGCTCAAAGTGGCGGTGCTCGACAAGAGTTTTTTCAGCCGTGGCAGTCACCCGGCCCGGCGCCTGCTCAACGAAATTGCTACCGCAGCGCTGGGCTGGGGCGGGCGTGACGACTATCAGCGCGACTCGTTGTATCAACGCGTCGAGCAGATCGTGCAGCGGCTGCTCAATGACTTTGACGACGACCCGTCGATCTTTTCTGAATTGCTCGCCGATTTTCTGGCCTTCACCAGTGATGAACGCCGTCGCAGCGAGTTGCTGGAGCAGCGCACCCGTGATGCCGAAGAAGGCCGGGCGCGAGCCGAACTGGCTCGTCAGCTGGTTCAGCAGGAACTGAACCAGCGTCTGCTGGGGCGCACCTTGCCGGAAGTGGTGGTGCGTCTGTTGCAGGAGGCCTGGAGCAAAGTACTGCTGCTGACCTGCCTCAAGCACGGTGACGCGTCCGGCGAATGGCAAGCAGGCCTGACCACCATGGACGAGTTGATCTGGAGCGTCGAGCTGCATGACGATCCGCAGGCTTTGCAGCGCTTGCTGGAGCTGGTGCCGGGGCTGCTCAAGTCGTTGCGCGACGGCCTGACCAGTGCGGCGTTCGATCCGTTCGCCACCAGCGAGTTCTTCAGCCAGCTGGAGTCGCTGCATGTGCAGGCGTTCCAGCATTTCACACGTTTGCAGGAAGCCAGTGGCGATGCTGGATCAGGTGACGCGTCGCTGTCCGGCGCTGACCTTGCGGACGGTCCGCCGATGATGGCCGTGGTCGAGGAAATCGTCCTGATCGCACCCGAAGAGCGGTTGTTCAACGAACCGGTCGTGCAGTTGCCTGACGATGACGCCGGTTTGCAGATGGTCGACAACCTGCGGGTGGGTTGCTGGGTCGAGATTCAGGAAGACGAAGAGCATAAGTTGCGTTGCAAGCTGACCGCCATTGTCGAGCCGACCGGCCGCTATGTGTTCGTCAATCGCACTGGCATGAAGGTCCTGGAAAAAACCCGCGTTGGCCTTGCCGTCGAGTTTCGTCGCGGCGCGGTGCGCGTTCTCGACGATGCCTTGCTGTTCGATCGGGCGCTGGAATCGGTGATCGGCAACCTGCGCAAGCTCAAGGGCGCCTGA
- the ampD gene encoding 1,6-anhydro-N-acetylmuramyl-L-alanine amidase AmpD: MQLDPASGWCAGVQHCPSPNFNARPNGEISLLVIHNISLPPAQFKTGKVQAFFQNQLDCTEHPYFAGIAELRVSAHFLIERDGDVIQFVSCLDRAWHAGVSSFHGREGCNDFSIGIELEGTDEQPFTDAQYHALIELTGQLRQAFADITPERICGHSDIAPGRKTDPGPCFDWARFRATLLD; encoded by the coding sequence ATGCAACTGGACCCCGCAAGCGGTTGGTGCGCTGGCGTGCAGCATTGCCCTTCGCCCAACTTCAATGCGCGACCCAATGGTGAGATCTCGCTGCTGGTGATCCACAACATCAGCCTGCCACCGGCGCAATTCAAGACCGGCAAGGTGCAGGCTTTCTTCCAGAATCAGCTGGACTGCACCGAGCATCCGTACTTTGCGGGCATTGCCGAGCTGCGTGTTTCGGCGCATTTTCTGATTGAACGTGATGGCGACGTCATTCAGTTCGTCTCCTGTCTTGATCGTGCGTGGCATGCCGGGGTGTCCAGTTTTCACGGACGTGAGGGCTGCAACGACTTTTCCATCGGCATCGAGCTGGAAGGCACGGACGAGCAGCCTTTCACTGACGCGCAATATCACGCGTTGATTGAGCTGACAGGCCAGTTGCGGCAGGCTTTTGCGGATATCACGCCCGAGCGGATCTGTGGTCACAGTGACATCGCGCCCGGGCGCAAGACCGATCCGGGCCCCTGCTTTGACTGGGCCAGGTTTCGAGCGACTTTGCTGGATTGA
- the ampE gene encoding regulatory signaling modulator protein AmpE encodes MSFLVLLLAVCIEKFSALRQRVQRDGPWLNELAKLESGPRTAARPWFTLALLVLVPVLLLQLVLTIVGSVAYGWLVLPIHLLVLIYSLGRIDLIAVLGPFRDACRRGDVQAAVHVAERDMGVQADDSEQLLQGVQSYMLWQAFQSFFAVIFWYFVLGPVAALAYRLLALAAEHGKTPALVERAGQMRHAFDWVPVRLLAASFALVGNFVAVSRVMLHELLNWNISAAQLVTRTGCAASEVPSPVIGPNGVASLDLLWELLVRAAIVWYAGFALWTLLI; translated from the coding sequence ATGAGTTTTCTGGTGCTACTGCTGGCCGTCTGCATAGAAAAGTTTTCTGCACTGCGTCAGCGGGTACAGCGTGATGGTCCGTGGCTGAACGAGCTAGCAAAGCTTGAAAGCGGCCCGCGAACCGCTGCAAGGCCCTGGTTCACGCTGGCGCTGCTGGTGCTTGTGCCGGTTTTGCTGCTGCAACTGGTGCTAACCATTGTCGGTTCGGTAGCGTACGGCTGGCTGGTCCTGCCGATTCATCTGCTGGTGTTGATCTACAGCCTCGGCCGGATTGACCTCATCGCCGTGCTCGGGCCGTTTCGCGATGCCTGTCGGCGCGGCGATGTGCAGGCGGCGGTGCATGTGGCCGAGCGCGACATGGGCGTGCAGGCCGACGACAGCGAGCAACTGCTGCAAGGCGTGCAGAGCTACATGCTGTGGCAGGCGTTTCAGAGTTTCTTCGCGGTGATCTTCTGGTATTTCGTGCTCGGGCCAGTGGCCGCATTGGCTTATCGCTTGCTGGCGCTTGCCGCTGAGCACGGCAAGACCCCGGCGCTGGTCGAGCGGGCCGGGCAGATGCGTCATGCGTTCGACTGGGTGCCGGTCCGATTGCTGGCCGCAAGCTTCGCGCTGGTCGGCAATTTCGTGGCGGTCAGTCGGGTGATGCTGCACGAATTGCTCAACTGGAACATCAGCGCTGCACAGTTGGTCACCCGCACTGGATGCGCCGCCAGCGAAGTGCCGTCCCCGGTGATTGGTCCGAACGGCGTTGCCAGTCTGGATTTGCTCTGGGAGTTGCTGGTGCGCGCCGCGATCGTCTGGTACGCAGGTTTCGCGCTGTGGACACTGCTGATCTGA
- a CDS encoding TatD family hydrolase: MPSCGRSSNAFTRPDVTLIDTHTHLDFADFDADRAQVLHHSQALGVQRMVVLGVYQRNWQRLWDLTVANPSLHAAFGLHPVYIDEHRAEHLTELGDWLTRLKGHPQLCAVGEIGLDYYLDHLDKTRQQAVFEAQLQLAADFDLPALLHVRRSHADVIATLKRHRLKRSGIIHAFAGSREEAREYIKLGFRLGLGGAATWPQALRMHRVLAELPLDSVVLETDSPDMAPAMHPNQRNSPQHLPDICQALAGLMRISPEQLAEVSTRNACELFGWPHTSSG; this comes from the coding sequence ATGCCATCGTGCGGGCGTTCAAGCAACGCATTCACGAGGCCTGACGTGACGCTGATCGACACCCACACCCATCTGGATTTTGCCGACTTCGATGCCGACCGTGCGCAGGTCCTGCATCACAGTCAGGCACTCGGCGTGCAGCGCATGGTGGTGCTGGGGGTCTATCAGCGCAACTGGCAGCGGTTGTGGGACCTGACCGTCGCCAACCCTTCTCTGCATGCAGCGTTCGGGTTGCACCCGGTCTACATCGACGAGCATCGCGCCGAACACTTGACCGAGCTGGGCGACTGGCTGACGCGCCTGAAAGGCCACCCGCAGTTATGTGCGGTGGGCGAGATCGGTCTCGATTACTACCTCGATCACCTCGACAAAACGCGTCAGCAGGCGGTTTTCGAGGCGCAGTTGCAACTGGCTGCCGACTTCGACCTGCCCGCCCTGCTGCACGTGCGGCGCAGCCACGCCGACGTGATCGCCACCCTCAAGCGTCACAGACTCAAGCGCAGCGGCATCATTCATGCGTTTGCGGGCAGTCGTGAAGAAGCGCGGGAATACATCAAACTGGGTTTCAGGCTTGGTCTGGGCGGTGCGGCGACCTGGCCACAAGCGCTGCGCATGCATCGGGTACTTGCCGAACTGCCGCTGGACAGCGTGGTGCTGGAAACCGACTCGCCGGACATGGCGCCCGCCATGCACCCCAATCAGCGCAACAGCCCGCAGCACTTGCCCGACATCTGTCAGGCGCTGGCGGGCTTGATGCGTATCAGCCCTGAACAGCTCGCCGAGGTCAGCACGCGCAACGCCTGCGAACTATTCGGCTGGCCGCACACCTCCAGCGGCTAG
- the cra gene encoding catabolite repressor/activator, whose amino-acid sequence MKLSDIARLAGVSVTTASYVINGKAEQQRISPATVERVKAVVEQHNFRPNPQAAGLRSRHSKTLGFILPDLENPSYARIAKLLEQGARSLGYQLLIASSDDDPVSELQLLQLFRARRCDALLVASCLPPGDESYRDLQLKGMPIIAIDREMDPAFFCSVVSDDHDASLQLTRSLLQTGPRHIALLGARPELSISRARAAGFEHALEGFTGTSRIEHGEAFSRQCGQRLMNEMLQRDGHFPDALITTSYVLLQGVFDVLQSQALSSTQLHLGTFGDTQLLDFLPLPVNAMAQQHQLIADKALQLALAAIEKDDYQPGVHAIVRAFKQRIHEA is encoded by the coding sequence GTGAAACTGAGCGATATTGCACGTCTGGCGGGTGTTTCCGTGACCACGGCCAGCTATGTGATCAACGGCAAGGCCGAACAACAGCGCATCAGCCCGGCAACGGTCGAGCGCGTCAAAGCAGTCGTCGAGCAGCACAACTTCCGACCCAACCCTCAAGCAGCGGGCCTGCGCAGCCGGCACAGCAAAACCCTGGGCTTCATCCTTCCGGATCTGGAGAACCCCAGCTACGCCCGCATCGCCAAGCTGCTGGAGCAAGGCGCTCGCAGCCTGGGCTACCAATTGCTGATCGCCAGCTCCGACGATGACCCCGTCAGCGAACTGCAACTGTTGCAGCTTTTCCGCGCGCGCCGCTGTGATGCCCTGCTGGTTGCCAGTTGCCTGCCGCCCGGCGACGAGAGCTATCGCGACTTGCAGCTCAAAGGCATGCCCATCATCGCCATCGACCGGGAGATGGACCCCGCGTTTTTCTGTTCGGTGGTCAGCGATGACCATGACGCCAGCCTGCAGCTTACCCGCAGCTTGTTACAGACCGGCCCACGGCATATCGCGCTGCTGGGGGCTCGCCCGGAACTGAGTATCAGCCGGGCACGGGCTGCCGGTTTCGAGCACGCGCTGGAGGGTTTCACCGGCACCTCGCGCATCGAACATGGCGAAGCGTTCAGCCGCCAGTGCGGGCAACGCCTGATGAACGAGATGCTGCAACGCGACGGGCATTTTCCCGATGCCCTGATCACCACCTCCTACGTGCTGCTGCAAGGCGTGTTCGATGTGTTGCAAAGTCAGGCGCTGAGCTCAACCCAGCTGCATTTGGGCACGTTCGGTGATACGCAGCTGCTGGACTTTCTACCGCTGCCGGTCAATGCCATGGCCCAGCAACATCAGTTGATCGCCGACAAGGCACTGCAACTGGCACTGGCCGCTATCGAGAAGGATGATTACCAGCCGGGCGTGCATGCCATCGTGCGGGCGTTCAAGCAACGCATTCACGAGGCCTGA
- the ptsP gene encoding phosphoenolpyruvate--protein phosphotransferase, whose protein sequence is MLELTLEQISMAQSAVDKTAALKLLADHLVADGLVAEGYLTGLMNREQQGSTFLGQGIAIPHGTPETRDLVFTTGVRLMQFPEGVDWGNGQIVYLAIGIAAKSDEHLRLLQLLTRALGEEDLGPALREAKTAEDLLQLLQGAPQELALDAQMISLGVSADDFEELVWRGARLLRKADCVSNGFAAVLQQVEALSLGDGLWWLHSEQTVKRPGLAFVTPDKPIRYLGQPLTGLFCLASLGEAHQALLERLCLLLIEGRGHELGHATNSRAVLEALGGELPAEWPTRQIQLANAHGLHARPAKILAQLAKEFDGEIRMRVLETGEAAVSAKSLSKLLSLGARRGQTLEFIAEPTIAADALPALIAAVEQGLGEEVEPLPAVSEPQAAPTPAAVAKPLNAPAPGSVLQAVSASPGIAVGPAHVQVLQTFDYPQKGESVAAERERLHSAIGEVRRDIENLIQRSKSKAIREIFITHQEMLEDPELTREVEQRLNDNESAAAAWAAVIEAAAVQQEQLKDALLAERAADLRDVGRRVLAQICGVETVAAPDEPYILVMDEVGPSDVARLDPAQVAGILTARGGATAHSAIVARALGIPALVGAGDEVLLLKPGTVLLLDSQRGRLTVAPDEATLQRVVQDRDAREERLKAAAAARMEPAVTRDGHAVEVFANIGDSTGTPAAVEQGAEGVGLLRTELLFMAHSQAPDEATQEAEYRRVLTDLGGRPLVVRTLDVGGDKPLPYWPIDKEENPFLGVRGIRLTLQRPDVMESQLRALLRSADSGPLRIMFPMIGTLEEWRQARDMTERLRKEIPVSDLQLGIMIEVPSAALIAPVLAKEVDFFSIGTNDLTQYTMAIDRGHPTLSAQADGLHPSVLQLIDMTVRAAHANGKWVGVCGELAADPLAVPILVGLGVDELSVSARSIGEVKACVRELTLSTAQQLAQNALTAGSAAEVRALVEAL, encoded by the coding sequence ATGCTCGAACTTACTCTGGAGCAAATATCCATGGCCCAGTCGGCTGTGGATAAGACTGCCGCACTTAAGCTGCTTGCCGACCACCTGGTCGCCGATGGTCTGGTAGCGGAAGGCTACCTCACTGGACTGATGAACCGTGAGCAGCAAGGCTCGACCTTTCTCGGTCAGGGCATCGCCATCCCACACGGTACACCCGAAACCCGCGACCTGGTGTTCACCACCGGCGTGCGCCTGATGCAATTCCCTGAGGGCGTGGATTGGGGCAATGGCCAGATCGTTTACCTGGCGATCGGCATCGCGGCTAAATCCGATGAGCATTTGCGCCTGCTGCAATTGCTGACCCGCGCGCTGGGTGAAGAAGATCTCGGCCCGGCGCTGCGTGAGGCGAAGACCGCCGAAGACCTGTTGCAACTGCTGCAGGGCGCGCCGCAGGAACTGGCGCTCGACGCGCAGATGATCAGCCTCGGCGTCTCGGCCGACGATTTTGAAGAACTGGTGTGGCGCGGCGCACGTCTATTGCGCAAGGCCGATTGTGTAAGCAATGGTTTTGCCGCCGTGCTGCAGCAGGTTGAAGCGCTGTCGCTGGGCGATGGTCTGTGGTGGCTGCACAGCGAACAGACCGTGAAGCGTCCTGGTCTGGCGTTCGTCACGCCGGACAAACCGATTCGTTATCTGGGCCAGCCATTGACCGGCCTGTTCTGCCTGGCCAGCCTGGGTGAAGCGCACCAGGCGCTGCTCGAGCGTCTGTGCCTGCTGTTGATCGAAGGTCGCGGCCATGAATTGGGCCACGCCACCAACAGCCGTGCGGTGCTGGAAGCGCTGGGCGGCGAATTGCCTGCCGAGTGGCCGACCCGCCAGATTCAACTGGCCAACGCCCACGGCCTGCATGCCCGCCCGGCCAAGATTCTGGCGCAACTGGCCAAAGAGTTCGACGGCGAGATCCGCATGCGTGTGCTGGAGACCGGCGAAGCTGCGGTGTCGGCCAAGAGCCTGAGCAAGCTGCTCAGCCTCGGCGCTCGTCGTGGTCAGACGCTGGAATTCATCGCAGAACCGACGATTGCTGCCGACGCGCTGCCTGCGCTGATTGCTGCGGTAGAGCAGGGGCTGGGCGAAGAAGTCGAACCCTTGCCTGCGGTTTCCGAACCTCAGGCCGCGCCAACGCCTGCCGCTGTCGCCAAACCGCTGAATGCACCGGCGCCGGGCAGTGTGTTGCAGGCTGTGTCGGCATCGCCCGGCATCGCCGTCGGCCCGGCGCACGTACAGGTGTTGCAGACCTTCGATTACCCGCAAAAGGGCGAATCGGTTGCGGCCGAACGTGAGCGTCTGCACAGCGCCATTGGCGAAGTGCGCCGCGACATCGAAAACCTGATTCAGCGCAGCAAGTCCAAGGCCATCCGCGAAATCTTCATCACCCATCAGGAGATGCTTGAAGACCCGGAACTGACCCGCGAGGTCGAGCAGCGCCTGAACGACAACGAAAGCGCGGCGGCGGCGTGGGCAGCTGTCATCGAAGCGGCTGCCGTTCAGCAGGAACAGCTGAAAGATGCGTTGCTGGCCGAGCGCGCGGCCGACCTGCGTGATGTGGGTCGCCGTGTGCTGGCGCAGATCTGCGGCGTTGAAACTGTTGCTGCGCCGGACGAACCCTACATTCTGGTGATGGACGAAGTCGGTCCGTCCGACGTTGCGCGTCTTGATCCGGCCCAGGTGGCCGGCATTCTGACCGCTCGCGGCGGCGCGACTGCGCACAGCGCCATTGTCGCCCGAGCGCTGGGCATTCCCGCGCTGGTCGGTGCCGGTGACGAAGTGTTGCTGCTCAAGCCGGGCACGGTGCTGCTGCTCGACAGCCAGCGCGGCCGCCTGACCGTTGCGCCTGACGAAGCGACCTTGCAGCGCGTGGTTCAGGATCGTGATGCTCGCGAGGAGCGCCTGAAAGCCGCTGCCGCCGCGCGCATGGAGCCTGCCGTGACCCGTGACGGCCACGCGGTCGAAGTCTTCGCCAACATTGGCGACAGCACCGGCACCCCGGCTGCCGTTGAGCAAGGCGCTGAAGGCGTTGGCCTGCTGCGCACCGAATTGCTGTTCATGGCGCATTCCCAGGCACCTGATGAAGCGACGCAGGAAGCCGAATATCGCCGCGTGCTGACTGACCTCGGCGGGCGTCCGCTGGTGGTGCGCACGCTCGATGTCGGCGGTGACAAGCCGTTGCCGTACTGGCCGATCGACAAGGAAGAAAACCCGTTTCTCGGGGTTCGCGGCATCCGTCTGACCCTGCAACGCCCGGACGTCATGGAAAGCCAGCTGCGCGCGCTGTTGCGTTCGGCTGACAGCGGCCCGTTGCGCATCATGTTCCCGATGATCGGCACCCTTGAAGAATGGCGTCAGGCACGCGACATGACCGAGCGACTGCGCAAGGAAATCCCGGTCAGCGACCTGCAACTGGGGATCATGATCGAAGTGCCGTCGGCCGCGCTTATTGCGCCGGTCCTTGCCAAAGAAGTGGACTTTTTCAGCATCGGCACCAACGACCTGACCCAATACACGATGGCCATCGACCGCGGCCACCCGACCCTGTCGGCGCAGGCGGACGGGCTGCACCCTTCGGTGCTGCAACTGATCGACATGACCGTACGCGCCGCGCATGCCAACGGCAAATGGGTGGGAGTTTGCGGCGAACTGGCGGCTGACCCGCTGGCCGTGCCGATTCTGGTCGGGCTGGGCGTGGATGAATTGAGTGTGTCGGCGCGCAGCATTGGCGAGGTCAAGGCCTGCGTGCGTGAACTGACCCTGAGCACTGCTCAGCAACTGGCGCAAAACGCGCTGACGGCGGGCAGCGCTGCCGAAGTCCGTGCCCTTGTGGAGGCCTTGTAA